A window of the Lolium perenne isolate Kyuss_39 chromosome 7, Kyuss_2.0, whole genome shotgun sequence genome harbors these coding sequences:
- the LOC139833928 gene encoding uncharacterized protein, protein MGDHPLKEAFPNLFNVRENPSQSVASVFGVGELNIRFLRSLNQDGMRQWSQLATLRENFSYGNGKDKASWHLNPSSTFSVQSMYAKLAQGASVAFHKDVWEASVPLKIKIFAWQLILDRLPLSQQIATRHGPTTENCALCGAVEDAGHIFFNCSLAKFVWCSMHEILVLYRQGNTKRSVGTQVDGKQAEGALRHCETKNSKLKRTM, encoded by the exons ATGGGGGATCACCCTCTTAAGGAGGCATTTCCTAACCTCTTCAACGTACGTGAGAACCCATCCCAATCTGTTGCTTCAGTCTTCGGCGTTGGAGAGTTAAACATCCGCTTCCTTCGGTCGCTCAATCAGGACGGGATGAGACAGTGGTCACAACTAGCTACACTTCGGGAGAATTTTTCTTACGGGAATGGTAAAGACAAGGCCAGCTGGCACCTTAACCCCTCGAGCACCTTCTCGGTGCAATCGATGTATGCTAAACTGGCACAAGGGGCTTCAGTAGCTTTCCATAAGGACGTGTGGGAGGCCAGCGTGCCTTTAAAGATCAAGATCTTTGCTTGGCAGCTCATCTTGGACAGACTGCCATTAAGTCAACAGATAGCCACTAGACATGGTCCGACCACGGAGAACTGCGCGCTCTGCGGAGCCGTGGAAGATGCAGGGCACATTTTCTTTAACTGCTCTCTAGCTAAGTTTGTTTGGTGCTCAATGCATGAAATCTTAG TGCTGTACCGTCAAGGCAACACCAAGCGATCGGTAGGGACTCAGGTGGATGGAAAACAAGCCGAGGGAGCTTTACGCCACTGTGAGACCAAGAACTCCAAGCTGAAGAGGACCATGTAG